The proteins below come from a single Candidatus Binatia bacterium genomic window:
- a CDS encoding alpha/beta hydrolase, with protein MISSRRAVARFAAPLLVAALLCGCATSPIGVKRMDADAVQRSLTANALTENEPSIETTNVLHRRGLYDQFQTDPVRTLAELHRIAVAENDDDTYFALAELSFLYADRSHNRDYSIMAALYAWSFLFGGHPLDPVDPRLRVAIDLYNRGLTQGYEQGKNGQVVLSAQTYTLPIGKLEVYFDPSVLEWHGRHLGGFIPVAELQVSGLDNRFRTPGIGAPLAANAAAPAGQEETLLLRSLKIPVTALVRIDDVRKQIASGTIRANLELHTDPNEENVRIADRSVPLEKEPSAVLASMVAEAPVIKQELLAFIGTVTQQRDKGRLGALTPHVRGRIPIVFVHGTASSPARWAEMVNVLMNDPRINERYEAWVFAYNSSSPILYSGYLLRKALSDAVASLDPDGTDTGLQQMVVIGHSQGGLLTKLTAVDSGDAFWRNITSKRFEDVHLDPKDRELLGAAVFVKPLPFVKRVVFICTPHRGSFLAVSDWVRGIVTRVVSLPATVTRMGVSVLTLNPDMVRLVNLERVNAVENMTPGNPFLKVLVALPIAPGIAANSIIAVKGNGPLEQEDDGVVKYTSAHLGGVESEKIVHSTHSTQAVPETIEEVRRILLLHAAKSGEPEAPVVAAAMSHAPKHRLLRVARTAAAR; from the coding sequence ATGATTTCGTCCCGTCGCGCGGTCGCTCGGTTCGCTGCGCCGCTGCTCGTTGCGGCGCTTCTTTGCGGTTGCGCGACCAGCCCGATCGGCGTCAAGCGCATGGACGCCGACGCGGTGCAGCGCTCGCTGACGGCCAATGCGCTGACCGAGAACGAGCCGAGCATCGAGACCACCAACGTCCTGCATCGTCGCGGCCTCTACGACCAGTTCCAGACGGACCCGGTCCGGACTCTGGCCGAGCTGCACCGCATCGCTGTCGCCGAGAACGACGACGATACTTACTTCGCGCTGGCCGAGCTTTCGTTCCTGTACGCGGATCGCAGTCACAACCGCGACTACTCGATCATGGCCGCGCTGTACGCGTGGTCGTTCCTGTTCGGAGGCCACCCGCTCGATCCGGTCGATCCGCGCCTTCGCGTCGCGATTGATCTCTACAACCGCGGCCTGACGCAGGGATACGAGCAGGGCAAGAACGGACAGGTCGTCCTCAGCGCGCAGACCTACACCCTTCCGATCGGCAAGCTCGAGGTCTACTTCGATCCGTCCGTTCTCGAGTGGCACGGACGGCACCTGGGCGGTTTCATTCCCGTCGCCGAGCTTCAGGTCAGCGGACTGGACAACCGCTTCCGCACTCCGGGAATCGGCGCGCCGCTGGCGGCGAATGCGGCGGCGCCGGCCGGCCAGGAAGAGACGCTTCTCCTGCGCAGCCTGAAGATCCCGGTCACGGCCCTGGTTCGCATCGACGACGTCCGCAAGCAGATCGCGAGCGGAACGATTCGCGCGAACCTCGAGCTGCACACCGATCCGAACGAGGAGAACGTCCGCATCGCGGACCGTTCCGTCCCGCTGGAAAAGGAACCCTCGGCCGTTCTCGCGTCGATGGTGGCCGAAGCGCCGGTCATCAAGCAGGAACTGCTCGCGTTCATCGGCACGGTGACCCAGCAGCGCGACAAGGGAAGGCTCGGCGCGCTCACGCCGCACGTGCGAGGCCGCATCCCGATCGTCTTCGTCCACGGTACCGCGTCCAGCCCCGCGCGGTGGGCCGAGATGGTCAACGTGCTGATGAACGACCCGCGCATCAACGAGCGCTACGAGGCGTGGGTCTTTGCGTACAACTCGAGCAGCCCGATCCTTTACTCCGGCTACCTCCTGCGAAAGGCCCTCAGCGACGCGGTCGCGTCGCTGGACCCCGACGGGACGGACACGGGGCTGCAGCAGATGGTCGTGATCGGGCACAGCCAGGGCGGCCTGCTCACCAAGCTGACGGCCGTGGACAGCGGAGACGCGTTCTGGCGCAACATTACGTCGAAGCGTTTCGAGGACGTGCACCTGGATCCCAAGGACCGCGAACTGCTGGGGGCGGCGGTGTTCGTCAAGCCGCTTCCGTTCGTCAAGCGCGTGGTCTTCATCTGCACTCCGCACCGCGGCAGCTTTCTCGCGGTCAGTGACTGGGTGCGGGGCATCGTCACTCGCGTCGTCAGCCTGCCCGCGACAGTCACGAGGATGGGCGTGAGCGTGCTGACGCTGAACCCCGACATGGTGCGGCTCGTGAACCTCGAACGCGTCAATGCGGTCGAGAACATGACGCCGGGCAATCCTTTCCTGAAAGTGCTCGTGGCACTGCCGATCGCACCCGGTATCGCTGCGAACTCGATCATCGCGGTCAAGGGCAACGGTCCGCTCGAGCAGGAAGACGACGGGGTTGTGAAGTACACGAGCGCCCATCTCGGCGGCGTCGAATCCGAGAAGATCGTGCACTCGACGCACTCGACGCAGGCGGTTCCGGAGACCATCGAGGAAGTGCGACGCATCCTTTTGCTTCACGCGGCCAAGAGCGGCGAGCCCGAAGCTCCGGTGGTCGCGGCGGCGATGTCCCACGCACCGAAGCACCGCCTCCTGCGAGTCGCCCGGACGGCCGCCGCCCGGTAA
- a CDS encoding DUF3300 domain-containing protein, whose translation MKTCQTLTAAAAALVLLSFPAHAQDYGAPEGEPAVLQAGNGPAPDQAPAFTSAQLEQLVAPIALYPDALLAQVLMASTYPLEIVEASRWLKQYPGLQGEQLDEALKQQDWDPSVKGLCAVPDVVQRMNDNLQWTKDLGDAFLAQQDDVMVTVQVMRQKAYDAGNLKSSPQQNVVVKEEQGARVIVVQQPAPQVIYVPTYSPAVVYGPAWSYPAPVYPALYAPPAYGLLAFGAGLAVGAAIWGDCHWGYGGGHYGGHYGGHYGGGSVNVNVNNYNNFNRVTNVNGGNWNGNGGGWQHNPEHRKGVGYKDQKVAREFGAQGGSNRVTRDQARSFDQKNKVGTYDRAGDRTGNAGNPAGKNDRAGNAGDRAGKNDRAGNGGNRAGQNDRAGNGGDRAGKNDRAGNGGDRAGKNDRAGNAGNRGGAGDGAANRGGQNGNAGREGSAKNKGGAGAGNRAATGAGQNRAGSGGADRAGAAGGGGNGAGRRGNAGGGNRSGSGDRGQAGAATRGPSAGGGAKSQGQGGSRGGANGGGGGNRKAASKGGGGGGGGGGGGGGGGGGGGGGGRGGR comes from the coding sequence ATGAAAACCTGCCAGACCCTGACCGCCGCTGCGGCGGCGCTCGTACTCCTGTCCTTTCCCGCTCATGCCCAGGACTACGGCGCGCCCGAAGGCGAGCCGGCCGTGCTTCAGGCCGGCAACGGGCCTGCGCCGGACCAGGCTCCCGCGTTCACCAGCGCGCAGCTCGAGCAGCTCGTCGCGCCGATCGCGCTGTATCCCGACGCGCTGCTGGCCCAGGTGCTGATGGCGTCGACGTATCCGCTCGAGATCGTCGAGGCCAGCCGCTGGCTCAAGCAGTATCCCGGTCTTCAAGGCGAGCAGCTCGATGAGGCGCTCAAGCAGCAGGACTGGGATCCTAGCGTCAAGGGACTCTGCGCCGTTCCCGATGTCGTGCAGAGGATGAACGACAATCTTCAATGGACGAAGGATCTCGGCGACGCTTTCCTTGCGCAGCAGGACGACGTGATGGTGACCGTCCAGGTCATGCGCCAGAAGGCCTACGATGCCGGCAACCTGAAGTCGAGTCCGCAGCAGAACGTCGTCGTCAAGGAAGAGCAGGGTGCGCGCGTCATCGTCGTGCAGCAGCCGGCGCCGCAAGTGATCTACGTGCCGACGTATTCACCGGCAGTCGTCTACGGGCCGGCCTGGTCGTATCCGGCTCCGGTTTATCCTGCGCTGTACGCGCCGCCCGCATACGGGCTGCTCGCTTTCGGTGCGGGCCTTGCCGTCGGAGCAGCGATCTGGGGGGACTGCCACTGGGGATACGGCGGTGGCCACTACGGTGGCCACTACGGTGGCCACTACGGCGGCGGTAGCGTCAATGTCAACGTCAACAATTACAACAACTTCAACAGGGTCACGAACGTCAACGGCGGCAACTGGAACGGCAACGGCGGCGGCTGGCAGCACAATCCCGAGCATCGAAAAGGCGTAGGGTACAAGGATCAGAAAGTCGCGCGCGAGTTCGGCGCCCAGGGCGGCAGCAACCGCGTGACTCGCGACCAGGCGCGCTCGTTCGACCAGAAGAACAAAGTGGGAACCTACGATCGTGCGGGCGACCGTACAGGCAACGCCGGCAATCCTGCGGGCAAAAACGATCGCGCAGGCAATGCCGGTGATCGTGCGGGCAAAAACGATCGCGCAGGCAACGGCGGCAATCGTGCGGGCCAGAACGATCGCGCAGGCAACGGCGGTGATCGTGCGGGCAAGAACGATCGCGCAGGCAATGGCGGTGATCGTGCGGGCAAGAACGATCGCGCAGGCAATGCCGGCAATCGCGGCGGCGCCGGTGATGGCGCGGCAAACCGTGGCGGGCAGAACGGCAACGCCGGTCGCGAAGGATCCGCGAAGAACAAGGGTGGCGCCGGTGCTGGCAATCGCGCTGCAACGGGCGCCGGACAGAATCGCGCCGGCAGCGGCGGCGCCGATCGTGCCGGTGCAGCTGGCGGCGGAGGCAACGGCGCGGGACGTCGCGGTAACGCCGGTGGCGGCAACCGCTCCGGCTCAGGCGACCGCGGCCAGGCCGGAGCCGCCACGCGCGGACCTTCCGCAGGCGGTGGGGCGAAGTCGCAGGGCCAGGGCGGCTCGCGCGGTGGAGCGAACGGTGGCGGTGGTGGGAATCGAAAGGCCGCATCCAAAGGCGGCGGCGGCGGCGGTGGCGGCGGCGGCGGCGGCGGCGGTGGCGGTGGCGGTGGCGGAGGCGGAGGCCGTGGCGGCCGCTGA
- a CDS encoding efflux RND transporter periplasmic adaptor subunit, translating into MATAVVAALLLAALLALFGRGEVPEVKTAVARAAGEMPADTSVLDASGYVVARRQATVSAKITGKVVEVLIEEGMHVDENAVMARLDDTEAKAQLDLARAQLDAARASLDVFTADEHQAERDFARQQALAAAKATSTQEEEQAGAARDTLRARVENAKEQIKVAEQSVDVAKVQLDNTEVRAPFAGVVVAKAAQPGEMISPISAGGGFTRTGIGTIVDMDSLEIEVDVNESFINRVSAGQPVQATLNAYPDWKIPGKVIAVVPTADRNKATIKVRVAIDVKDPRIVPEMGVRVAFLSTASPGSRTGVWVPNEAVVSPAGRPAVFVYEKGAVTRKDVTLGESTQADRQVTGGLAAGQHVVLSPPPSLENGAAVHATD; encoded by the coding sequence GTGGCAACCGCGGTCGTGGCGGCACTGCTGCTGGCGGCCCTTCTCGCGTTGTTCGGACGCGGCGAAGTGCCCGAGGTCAAAACCGCCGTCGCACGCGCCGCCGGCGAGATGCCCGCCGACACCTCGGTGCTCGATGCCAGCGGCTACGTTGTGGCCAGGCGCCAGGCCACCGTATCCGCGAAAATCACCGGCAAAGTCGTCGAAGTCCTGATCGAAGAAGGAATGCACGTCGATGAGAACGCGGTGATGGCGCGCCTCGACGACACCGAGGCAAAGGCCCAGCTCGACCTGGCGCGCGCCCAGCTCGATGCCGCGCGCGCTTCGCTCGACGTTTTTACCGCCGACGAACACCAGGCCGAGCGGGATTTCGCACGCCAGCAGGCCCTTGCCGCGGCCAAGGCGACATCCACGCAGGAGGAAGAACAGGCCGGCGCCGCGCGCGATACGCTGAGGGCACGCGTCGAGAATGCAAAGGAGCAGATCAAGGTTGCCGAACAGTCGGTGGACGTCGCCAAGGTGCAGCTCGATAACACCGAGGTGCGCGCCCCGTTTGCCGGCGTCGTCGTCGCGAAGGCCGCGCAGCCGGGCGAGATGATCTCGCCGATCTCGGCCGGCGGCGGTTTCACGCGCACCGGCATCGGCACCATCGTCGACATGGACTCGCTCGAGATCGAGGTCGACGTCAACGAGTCGTTCATCAACCGCGTATCGGCGGGGCAGCCGGTGCAGGCGACGCTCAACGCGTATCCCGACTGGAAGATTCCCGGCAAAGTGATCGCGGTCGTGCCGACGGCGGACCGCAACAAGGCCACGATCAAGGTGCGCGTCGCGATCGACGTCAAGGATCCGCGCATCGTGCCCGAGATGGGAGTCCGCGTGGCTTTCCTCAGCACGGCGTCGCCCGGGTCCCGCACGGGAGTATGGGTTCCGAACGAAGCGGTAGTATCGCCGGCGGGCCGGCCCGCAGTCTTCGTCTATGAGAAGGGAGCCGTGACACGCAAGGACGTCACGCTCGGCGAGAGCACCCAGGCCGACCGCCAGGTCACCGGCGGCCTTGCCGCCGGCCAGCACGTCGTGCTGTCGCCGCCGCCCTCCCTCGAAAACGGCGCCGCCGTGCACGCGACCGATTGA
- a CDS encoding ABC transporter ATP-binding protein, whose protein sequence is MKAAADTDGKSGILVEVRGVTKHYHRGGETLEVLHHIDLDIPRGDFVALMGPSGSGKTTLLNLIGGLDVPTDGSITVAGQRIDRMSGGQLARWRSENVGFVFQFYNLLPALSAQRNVELPLLLTDLAAAERSQRARIALTLVGLADRASHKPRELSGGQEQRVAIARALVSDPVLLVCDEPTGDLDRHTADEILSLLQALNRDYGKTIVMVTHDPKAADHARRILHLDKGEMLDETPGAAP, encoded by the coding sequence ATGAAGGCGGCAGCCGACACGGACGGCAAAAGCGGGATCCTCGTCGAGGTGCGCGGCGTTACCAAGCACTACCATCGCGGCGGCGAAACGCTCGAAGTCCTTCACCACATCGACCTCGACATTCCTCGCGGCGATTTCGTTGCGCTGATGGGACCGTCCGGATCGGGCAAGACGACGCTGCTCAACCTGATCGGCGGCCTCGACGTTCCGACCGACGGCAGCATCACGGTGGCCGGCCAGCGCATCGATCGCATGAGCGGCGGCCAGCTCGCGCGCTGGCGATCGGAAAACGTCGGCTTCGTGTTCCAGTTCTACAACCTGCTTCCGGCCCTCTCGGCGCAGCGCAACGTCGAGCTCCCGCTGTTGCTGACCGATCTTGCCGCCGCGGAACGCAGCCAGAGGGCCCGCATTGCGCTGACGCTCGTGGGCCTTGCCGACCGCGCGAGCCACAAGCCGCGCGAGCTGTCGGGCGGCCAGGAGCAGCGGGTCGCGATCGCGCGTGCGCTGGTATCCGATCCGGTGCTGCTCGTTTGCGACGAGCCCACCGGCGACCTCGATCGCCACACGGCCGACGAGATCCTCTCGCTGCTGCAGGCGCTCAATCGCGATTACGGAAAGACGATCGTGATGGTCACCCACGATCCGAAGGCAGCCGATCATGCGCGCCGCATCCTGCACCTGGACAAGGGCGAGATGCTCGACGAAACGCCCGGGGCCGCGCCGTGA
- a CDS encoding ABC transporter permease, producing MKYLPLLWAALWRRKTRTILTLSSVIVAFLLFGLLQAVQLAFDAGVSTADAHRLLTMARFSFIEPLPQSYRSRIAQLPGVTQIVGCDWFGGKYQNQSNAFPVIAADLAGYLAMYPEFSVPPEQQQAAAETRTGALAGERLVERFGWKIGQKLPISSEIYPKNDGSMNWEFDLVGTIDADDPAVRGNTDMVLINSAYFDEARTTGKGTSGWYILRVDGAADPHAVALQIDRMFANSPHETRTQPEKEFAVGFAKQIGDIGAMVSRILAAVFFTILILTGNTMAQSLRERIPELAVLKTLGYSDARITALVLAEAVLLILGGCVIGMTGAVALMPALNSSTGGRFPPLFVAGQTWILAITIGIAVALAIGLPPALRARRLKIVDALAGR from the coding sequence GTGAAATACCTTCCGCTGCTCTGGGCGGCTCTGTGGCGTCGCAAGACGCGCACGATCCTGACGCTGTCGTCGGTGATCGTGGCGTTCCTGCTGTTCGGGTTGCTGCAGGCCGTGCAGCTCGCGTTCGATGCCGGGGTGAGCACGGCCGATGCGCACCGGCTGCTCACGATGGCGCGCTTCTCGTTCATCGAGCCCCTTCCGCAGTCGTACCGCTCCAGGATCGCGCAACTTCCGGGCGTCACGCAGATCGTCGGCTGCGACTGGTTCGGAGGAAAGTACCAGAACCAGAGCAACGCGTTTCCGGTGATCGCCGCCGACCTGGCTGGCTACCTCGCGATGTATCCCGAGTTCAGCGTGCCGCCGGAGCAGCAGCAGGCCGCCGCCGAAACGCGCACCGGTGCGCTTGCCGGCGAGCGTCTCGTTGAACGCTTCGGCTGGAAGATCGGCCAGAAGCTGCCGATCAGCTCGGAAATCTATCCGAAGAACGACGGCAGCATGAACTGGGAGTTCGACCTTGTCGGCACCATCGATGCCGACGATCCGGCCGTGCGCGGCAACACCGACATGGTGCTGATCAACTCGGCGTACTTCGACGAGGCCCGCACGACCGGCAAGGGCACCAGCGGCTGGTACATTCTCCGCGTCGACGGCGCCGCCGATCCCCACGCCGTCGCCCTGCAGATCGACCGCATGTTCGCGAACTCCCCGCACGAGACACGTACCCAGCCCGAGAAGGAGTTCGCCGTCGGCTTCGCCAAGCAGATCGGCGACATCGGCGCGATGGTGAGCCGAATTCTCGCCGCGGTGTTCTTCACGATCCTGATCCTGACCGGCAACACGATGGCGCAGTCGCTGCGGGAGCGGATCCCCGAGCTGGCGGTGCTGAAGACGCTCGGGTATTCCGATGCCCGCATCACGGCGCTCGTGCTGGCCGAGGCGGTGCTGCTGATCCTTGGCGGCTGTGTGATCGGCATGACAGGAGCCGTTGCCCTCATGCCGGCTTTGAACAGCTCGACCGGTGGACGCTTCCCCCCGCTGTTCGTTGCCGGCCAGACGTGGATCCTCGCGATCACGATCGGCATCGCGGTCGCGCTCGCGATCGGGCTGCCGCCGGCGCTTCGCGCGCGGCGCCTGAAGATCGTCGACGCGCTGGCAGGACGCTGA
- a CDS encoding ABC transporter permease, with translation MRRALRQIFQITLVNLWTIPQRKGSSLVIVVGIAGVVGVLVSVLAMGHGFQHTLASTGRTSRVIMLRGGSDAEMSSDITREQAVILGAMPQIARDAHGVPLASPEIVLMVDLPRKGQTDPNNVPLRGVSPAAAAIRSELEIVEGRPFEPGRREVIVGRKAAGEFEGLVVGRQIRLRDSDWTVTGVFRTGGDVHETEIWTDADTAMSAFRRPSFQSLTALLAEDDAATFSSLQQTIASDPRYSINVLREPQYYAKQSQMLATLINVLGYLVASFMAVGATFGALNCMYSAVASRQVEIATLRAIGFGAAPVVVSVMIEALALSLAGGAIGASAAWLYCNGASISTLNFNTFSQVAFDFRVSFGLVLEGMAWAVAIGLVGGLFPAIRAARVPVVQALRTS, from the coding sequence ATGCGGCGCGCGCTCCGACAGATCTTCCAGATCACGCTCGTCAACCTGTGGACCATCCCGCAGCGCAAGGGGTCCTCGCTCGTCATTGTCGTCGGAATCGCGGGTGTCGTCGGCGTGCTGGTGTCGGTGCTCGCGATGGGACACGGCTTTCAGCATACGCTGGCCTCCACCGGCAGGACCAGCCGCGTGATCATGCTGCGCGGAGGATCGGATGCCGAGATGTCGAGCGACATCACGCGCGAGCAGGCGGTGATCCTCGGCGCGATGCCGCAGATTGCGAGGGACGCGCACGGCGTGCCGCTCGCGTCGCCCGAAATCGTGCTGATGGTGGACCTTCCGCGCAAGGGACAGACCGACCCCAACAACGTGCCGCTTCGCGGCGTGTCGCCGGCGGCCGCCGCGATCCGCAGCGAGCTCGAGATCGTCGAAGGGCGGCCGTTCGAGCCCGGCCGCCGCGAGGTGATCGTCGGCCGGAAGGCCGCCGGGGAGTTCGAAGGCCTCGTCGTCGGAAGGCAGATCCGCCTTCGCGACAGCGACTGGACGGTCACGGGCGTGTTCCGCACCGGCGGCGACGTGCACGAAACCGAGATCTGGACCGACGCCGACACCGCGATGTCGGCTTTCCGGCGCCCGAGCTTCCAGTCGCTGACGGCGCTCCTTGCCGAAGACGACGCAGCGACGTTTTCCAGCCTTCAGCAGACCATCGCCTCCGACCCGCGTTATTCGATCAACGTGCTGAGGGAGCCGCAGTACTATGCGAAACAGTCGCAGATGCTCGCGACCCTGATCAACGTGCTCGGCTATCTCGTCGCGTCGTTCATGGCTGTCGGTGCGACGTTCGGTGCTCTCAACTGCATGTACTCGGCGGTGGCGAGCCGCCAGGTGGAGATCGCGACGCTGAGGGCGATCGGCTTCGGCGCGGCGCCTGTAGTGGTCTCGGTCATGATCGAAGCGCTCGCGCTCTCGCTTGCTGGCGGCGCGATCGGTGCGTCGGCGGCATGGCTCTACTGCAACGGCGCTTCGATCTCGACGCTGAACTTCAACACGTTCTCGCAGGTCGCGTTCGATTTTCGCGTGAGCTTCGGCCTGGTGCTCGAGGGGATGGCGTGGGCAGTGGCGATCGGGCTGGTCGGCGGCCTGTTCCCGGCCATCCGGGCGGCGCGAGTGCCGGTGGTTCAGGCACTGAGGACTTCGTGA
- a CDS encoding DUF4142 domain-containing protein has protein sequence MIARITIAAALVSGLALAASSSPAQATSQTAPMHKTMFHHAKGSSVSMTDKSFMNKAAVGGIAEVQMGNLALQKASDQAVRSHAQHMIDDHTKANDELKSIAQSKGVKLPTQPDAKDKALIGKLGRLSGKDFDRTYIKEGGVKAHQQMASLFRSEKSKTKDPQVKDFASRTLPVIEEHLKDSQNLANGSAR, from the coding sequence ATGATCGCAAGAATCACAATCGCAGCCGCCCTCGTCTCCGGCCTGGCGCTGGCCGCGTCTTCGAGTCCGGCTCAGGCGACGTCGCAGACGGCGCCGATGCACAAGACCATGTTCCACCACGCCAAAGGCTCGTCCGTCTCGATGACGGACAAGTCGTTCATGAACAAGGCGGCGGTCGGCGGTATCGCCGAAGTGCAGATGGGAAACCTCGCGTTGCAGAAGGCCAGCGACCAGGCGGTGCGCAGCCACGCGCAGCACATGATCGACGACCACACCAAGGCCAACGACGAGCTGAAGAGCATCGCGCAATCCAAGGGCGTCAAGCTGCCGACCCAGCCCGACGCAAAGGACAAGGCGCTGATCGGCAAGCTGGGACGCCTGTCGGGCAAGGACTTCGATCGCACCTACATCAAGGAAGGCGGAGTCAAGGCGCACCAGCAGATGGCGAGCTTGTTCCGCAGCGAAAAGTCGAAGACCAAGGACCCGCAGGTGAAGGACTTCGCGTCCAGGACCCTGCCGGTGATCGAGGAGCACCTGAAGGATTCGCAGAACCTCGCCAACGGCTCGGCCCGCTGA